The Flavobacteriales bacterium genome includes a region encoding these proteins:
- a CDS encoding T9SS type A sorting domain-containing protein — MKKILNLVFLTFSICTQNDIAAQDCRVMFWPTTENIIGCDSTLLTFQIYPSGLELSDIQQYVWDFGNGDSIVGSSADSRFWYGAENNHVIHFVKHKPGKFRPSLSIATKSGCAYTYVSFYEFENIVIDGKIVNVPNKNIADSAGWLSLSFDKPLSQDCQYRWNFGDAYSLDNIDSTNRANLMHKYKSTGPKKVLLDVSKAQCFKQYTDTFLVLGPVAKLSIEQNKYQYGGGQRAYFLDKSIFYQNDYLTEDEDSINLINGRKAYVFKNESGVFEAATSSQHLKNRTNDGRVHRLWYFNDDYSEQCTTSTAKNKNVGKNCNFSEDLDATHMYPDWDSIYVTDFYAKNFAFEKISVFNGNCQITMVDTNQLVEHKSWFQQNIRHDFYPELLLLDTVSKRISKDTGHIFSQSIQNGYLQLLSPVAYQLPDELVFNFSLNTGGQSYFAVCQDSNISNNFFDFRNKNICRFFENNGSLPFDVDLVETTDRFSLKYSFSDYKNHSSPLKIPVTVGIIIGMGQLDSMGIPAVLDTFWYHNFFEISFFDFDVYPVGGKNNSNYYCKKDDVFLKLTNQNHSKQIEELTWKFVINESELLQTEKFYYNQPYLGPKMGRNDSAVAYNGENWLCNFVDRTIQTDIDGEVFRDTIVTSIIKDFYYTFQINPQINLTQNIELKQLYNIVKTNDFESYNGIFNCIDTTLSNLISAELKTYENHDPLVFTAGNKRYRYTDETKSKSIEVAEILHFRDSSIAGYDSLFDGNSTMANLWKPDLTFAHREFKNRNWDTVHDRSNSIIYSTFILKDKNQHYRVFQDTIVTGFINSYRIIDNVICSGSEMFVFDSIRYFQNSSITFPDDYPADPRKFWDDGRRYVSNKEIKLVDWGETDTLEFQRNLRMFHTYNEPGIYMITTVAIDSLGCMDTAVMKIEVIGLDSSDFELKDSLVGENCAHFLTLKGKSKIIQTDNFDSLTRPVWEIKYDNHTQFKDTAEILNKVFVMNGEYEILMTPRSLKYGCNVENISKKVKLEGINPQFQPADNRVSIFDSFYMDIHENLEIICYNFGLSNADTSKFFWDDGTFDFVEEHDLITKKYTDTGVYHPYLETKYQLDGRTCRRVYPDSSLPLSERIEATVVITKNLNVDVVENRNMNIYPNPASESYVYVKLSGVNSSKITTIKLLDISGKEIKLNDTVEEAERIKMNISDLKSGIYVLLISAGGEVFRQKITIL; from the coding sequence ATGAAAAAAATTTTAAACTTAGTTTTCCTTACCTTTTCTATTTGTACTCAAAACGATATTGCTGCACAAGATTGCCGTGTTATGTTTTGGCCAACCACCGAAAATATCATTGGTTGTGATTCTACCTTGTTGACTTTTCAAATTTACCCTTCGGGACTGGAATTGTCGGATATTCAACAATACGTTTGGGATTTTGGGAATGGCGACAGCATAGTTGGCAGTTCAGCTGATTCCCGTTTTTGGTATGGGGCTGAAAACAACCATGTGATTCATTTTGTAAAACATAAACCGGGTAAATTTAGACCTTCTCTAAGTATTGCAACAAAAAGTGGTTGTGCTTATACTTATGTTTCTTTTTATGAATTTGAGAATATTGTAATTGATGGAAAAATAGTTAATGTGCCAAACAAAAACATTGCTGACTCTGCAGGCTGGCTTAGCCTCTCGTTTGACAAACCTTTGAGTCAAGATTGCCAATATCGATGGAATTTTGGGGATGCTTATTCACTCGATAATATAGATTCTACAAACAGAGCCAATCTGATGCACAAATACAAATCTACCGGCCCCAAAAAAGTGTTGTTGGATGTGTCAAAGGCACAGTGTTTTAAGCAATATACCGACACATTTTTAGTTTTAGGGCCTGTGGCAAAGCTGAGTATTGAACAAAACAAATATCAATACGGTGGGGGGCAAAGGGCTTATTTTTTGGATAAATCCATTTTTTACCAAAACGACTATTTAACAGAAGATGAGGATTCTATTAACTTAATTAATGGACGAAAAGCCTATGTATTTAAAAACGAATCTGGAGTTTTTGAGGCCGCCACATCCTCCCAACACTTAAAAAATAGAACCAATGATGGCCGGGTGCATCGGCTGTGGTATTTTAACGATGATTATTCCGAGCAATGCACCACTTCTACGGCAAAAAATAAAAACGTGGGTAAAAATTGTAATTTTAGTGAGGACTTAGATGCCACGCACATGTACCCCGATTGGGACAGCATTTATGTTACCGATTTCTATGCAAAGAATTTCGCCTTTGAGAAAATTTCGGTGTTCAACGGAAATTGTCAAATTACGATGGTGGACACCAATCAGCTTGTTGAACATAAAAGTTGGTTTCAGCAAAATATTCGCCACGATTTTTATCCTGAGTTATTGCTTTTAGATACTGTTTCAAAACGAATTTCAAAAGATACAGGACATATTTTTTCTCAATCCATCCAAAACGGATATTTACAATTATTAAGCCCCGTTGCCTATCAGCTGCCAGACGAACTCGTTTTTAATTTTAGCTTAAATACAGGCGGACAATCTTATTTTGCTGTTTGTCAAGATTCTAATATTTCCAACAATTTTTTTGACTTTAGAAACAAAAATATTTGCCGTTTTTTTGAAAATAACGGCTCATTGCCCTTTGATGTTGATTTAGTTGAAACCACAGATCGATTTTCTTTAAAATATTCCTTTTCGGATTATAAAAATCATTCATCTCCGCTCAAAATTCCGGTTACGGTGGGTATTATTATTGGCATGGGTCAATTGGATTCTATGGGAATTCCGGCAGTTTTGGATACGTTCTGGTATCATAACTTTTTTGAAATTAGTTTTTTTGATTTCGATGTTTACCCTGTGGGTGGCAAAAATAACTCAAACTACTATTGCAAAAAGGACGACGTATTCTTAAAACTAACGAATCAGAATCACAGTAAACAGATAGAAGAGTTAACTTGGAAATTTGTAATAAATGAATCGGAGCTTTTGCAAACCGAAAAATTTTATTACAACCAACCCTATTTGGGACCCAAAATGGGTAGAAACGACAGTGCAGTGGCCTACAACGGCGAAAATTGGCTTTGCAATTTTGTGGATAGAACCATCCAGACGGACATTGATGGCGAGGTTTTTCGTGATACCATAGTTACCTCCATTATCAAAGATTTTTACTATACATTTCAAATTAACCCCCAAATTAATCTAACCCAAAATATTGAATTGAAACAATTGTATAACATCGTAAAGACTAACGATTTTGAATCTTACAATGGCATTTTCAACTGCATCGATACCACTTTGTCAAACCTAATATCAGCAGAATTAAAAACCTACGAAAACCACGACCCACTTGTTTTTACAGCAGGGAACAAACGATACCGATATACCGATGAAACCAAGAGTAAATCAATTGAAGTGGCCGAAATATTGCATTTTCGCGATTCAAGTATTGCAGGATACGATAGTCTGTTTGACGGAAATTCGACTATGGCCAATCTATGGAAACCTGATTTAACCTTTGCTCACAGGGAATTTAAAAACCGAAATTGGGACACCGTTCATGACCGTAGCAATTCTATAATTTATTCCACTTTTATTTTGAAAGATAAAAATCAGCACTATCGGGTATTTCAGGATACCATAGTGACAGGATTTATCAATTCCTATCGAATCATTGATAATGTTATTTGTTCTGGCTCCGAAATGTTTGTGTTTGATTCGATAAGATATTTTCAAAATTCCAGCATTACTTTTCCAGATGATTATCCAGCTGACCCAAGAAAATTTTGGGATGATGGTCGGCGATATGTTTCAAACAAAGAGATAAAACTGGTTGATTGGGGCGAAACAGATACTTTGGAGTTTCAACGAAACTTGAGAATGTTTCATACCTATAATGAACCCGGTATTTATATGATTACAACCGTGGCCATAGACTCTTTAGGCTGCATGGATACAGCGGTGATGAAGATAGAAGTTATAGGCCTAGATAGTAGTGATTTTGAATTAAAAGACAGTCTTGTAGGAGAAAATTGTGCTCATTTTCTAACACTAAAAGGCAAAAGTAAAATTATACAAACCGATAATTTTGATAGCCTAACACGCCCAGTTTGGGAAATTAAATATGATAATCATACTCAATTTAAAGATACAGCTGAGATTCTAAACAAAGTATTTGTAATGAATGGTGAGTATGAAATTTTGATGACCCCACGGTCATTAAAATATGGATGTAATGTAGAGAACATATCGAAAAAAGTAAAATTAGAGGGTATTAATCCTCAATTTCAACCTGCGGATAATAGGGTTAGTATCTTTGATAGTTTCTACATGGACATTCATGAAAATCTTGAAATTATCTGTTATAATTTTGGACTTTCAAACGCAGATACTTCCAAATTCTTTTGGGATGATGGAACTTTTGATTTCGTTGAGGAACATGATTTAATAACAAAAAAATACACAGACACTGGGGTTTATCATCCGTATTTAGAGACAAAATATCAATTGGATGGGAGAACATGCCGCCGGGTTTATCCAGATTCTTCGTTGCCACTAAGTGAAAGAATTGAAGCAACAGTGGTGATTACGAAAAATTTGAATGTCGATGTAGTTGAAAATAGAAACATGAACATTTATCCAAATCCGGCCAGTGAGTCGTATGTTTATGTAAAATTAAGTGGGGTTAATTCATCGAAAATAACCACCATTAAATTGCTTGATATTTCGGGTAAAGAAATAAAATTAAACGATACAGTGGAAGAGGCAGAGCGTATCAAAATGAATATATCTGACTTAAAATCAGGCATATATGTGCTTTTGATTTCTGCTGGCGGCGAAGTCTTTCGACAAAAAATAACTATTTTGTAA
- a CDS encoding outer membrane beta-barrel protein, which produces MKIIKSALILLVSLYSTSVFSQTFNAFGVKVGANYGESIINETFSQGGVDFNYATHEADVAVPWGIFTRFKVSKVVFQPEVLASNYKTKMKLSSPNYDSILTLKQNRFDIPLLFGYAPIKRFRLLTGPVYTKMLENNVGTNEFLFKEFKTVLNGGSWAWQLGFGFNIGKINIDCKYETSLGKLGDSVTIKGQEFKFDQRNNTVQVTLGLNFVTPR; this is translated from the coding sequence ATGAAAATAATAAAAAGTGCTTTAATTCTCTTGGTTTCCCTGTATTCAACTTCCGTTTTTTCACAAACCTTTAATGCTTTTGGTGTAAAAGTTGGAGCCAACTACGGAGAATCAATTATTAATGAAACCTTTAGTCAGGGTGGTGTTGATTTTAACTATGCTACGCATGAAGCCGATGTGGCGGTTCCGTGGGGAATTTTTACCCGATTTAAAGTTTCAAAAGTTGTGTTTCAGCCCGAGGTTTTGGCCAGCAACTACAAAACTAAAATGAAACTGAGCAGCCCAAATTACGACAGTATTTTAACGTTGAAACAAAATCGATTCGATATTCCATTGCTATTTGGGTATGCACCCATAAAACGTTTTAGATTGTTGACGGGTCCTGTCTATACTAAAATGCTCGAAAACAACGTGGGCACCAACGAGTTTTTGTTCAAAGAGTTCAAAACGGTTCTTAATGGAGGGTCTTGGGCTTGGCAACTCGGTTTTGGTTTTAACATTGGCAAAATAAACATCGACTGCAAATACGAAACCAGCCTCGGCAAACTTGGAGATTCGGTAACAATTAAAGGTCAAGAATTTAAGTTTGACCAACGTAACAATACAGTGCAAGTTACTTTGGGACTCAATTTCGTTACACCGAGGTAG